One Antennarius striatus isolate MH-2024 chromosome 9, ASM4005453v1, whole genome shotgun sequence genomic window, CTGTTCCCACGGTGAACGTGAAGCTCAGACTGTCTTTCCTCGTATCTTCGCAGGAAGGAACGTCAAAGTTCGCCATCCTTGATAACCGACTCAACCACCGGCATCTCGGTCGGGTAAGTAAAGAGTTAAGACTATGAGTGATGGAGCTGAACATTTAGGTGATGGAAAATGAACTCCTTTGCTGATTTAACCAAGATTTCTCAGTAGAATCCCAAGTCACAGTTTAAACATTTGTAAGTTATTCTCACGAGAGCGTCAGATCGTTTAGTCTCAGCAAGACATTTGGGATTAATGACCCCGCTGAGGAAAAGTCTCAGATATTCAAGCGCTTAAAAAGAACAATTTCCACTAACTTTTACAGCCCCTGTTTAGTGAGCATACCAATTATTTTTGCTGGAGGGGTTGAAAACTGGGCGCACTCCCACAGGCCTTTGTGGGAGACCTTGGAAAATTCAGGAATGATGTAAGATGCTGCAAAAGCGTCATCAGTATTGAAAAGTTAAGAGGACAAAATGTGGTgtaatttcttttgaaaaaaatgatcTGTGGTGTAACTTTGATGTATTTTAGGCCCTCTGAATGTTATCTTATTGTATATCTGGTATATAATTACAAATTTCAGAATAAAGGTAGCTGTAAAAAGCCTTTCCccacataaaatatttaaactctGGTCACTTTTACAAAGCAGGGGGTGTTTCAGGGGTTTGATGCAGAGCTGTACGAGGAACGGCCAGCGTACAGCTATAAAGtgggacagtgtgtgtgtttgtgagtgtgtgtgtgtgatgtgctgaaATCCTGAGCCATCGTTTCAAAAGCAGCTGCtctctgtgtgggttctttatGTCCTGAATagaatttttttctccttcaaaCAGTCCAATGCCCAGGGCACCGTTCCCTACCTGGGTATCTTCCTCACAGACCTCACCATGCTGGACACGGCGGTCAAAGACAGGCTTGATGTAAGTCCCTCTCATCTccagcaaggaaaaaaaaaaaacaagaagctgCTCCTGGAAGCTGCTCGGTATTTTACAACCATCAAAACGACTTAACACATCCTTTTCGCTCCATTTTTCAGAACGGCTACATCAACTTTGACAAAAGGAGAAGGGTGAGTGTCGCAGTTAGAAGCTGAATCCGTTTGACAGCTGaagcttttgttttctgctgtcaTGACATTAGCGCGTAGGGAGGGGTGCGAGTTGTAGCGCCCCCCCCCGTCAAACATCCTGTTGGAGAGGAGAACCGAACGAAGCAAAAACGGGATCATTTCTGggataaaaatgtattaaaggaAGCCGTTGTGGTATAAAACCTGAGGGAGGAAGTGATTAAGTGGAGGGTGCAGTGAGGTGATGAGGCAGAAAAAGAGCTGGCAGAATAATACTATCAGCCAACAAGGGGGGGGCTTTTATATTCTGAACCCTGGCGGTGATGTGTCTCTTTGTTCGCAGGAATTTGAGGTTTTAGCCCAAATCCGGCTGCTGCAGTCTTCCTGCAAAAACTGTGTGTTCACCGCCGACGAGGCCTTCGCCCGCTGGTACCAGAGCGTCCCCACCCTAACGGAGGAGGAGAGGTTCGGTTCATTTACGGATCAGGAATAAACACGTGGCTGTATTCAAACTGTTCTTCTCTAGACGACTGCTGGTGTTTCTTTTAGTTACAGGTTGTCCAATGAAATTGAAGCACCTTCTGAGCCGAGTCCACGTGGCCTAACGCCAACAGTCATCATCACACAGTGCCCAGAGTGAGCCCAGCTGACCGCTTATCTTTATTCATAGAAGTTTTGAACAGTGTATTTGTAGGATTTTTAAGAtaggataagataagataagctTTTATTCATCCCACAGTGGAGAACTTTCCACAATCAAAGCAGTAAAAGTAGTCAGAGAGAATGGAAGAGTAGGATAGACAGTCAGCAAATAGGATAAATAATAAGAGCAATATGAAagaatttaattcaattcaattccaAAAAAATTACTTGTCCCAAAGGGACAATTGAAGTCAGATAAAGCAGCTGTAAAGGTGGTCTTAAtccgtcttggaacggattaagaccattatGCATGTTTGAACATATAGACAAACATGCATAATTAAAAACATAGAATTTGCAATTTATAGTTTCACAGTTTCCACGGTCTTTACATATTTATTACCCcattgtacatacatatattttttatattatacatattttttggctttctgtttattaaaatttgctgctttatgtgccttgAATTGCCCcctggggactaataaagttttttgaattgaattgaattttgacTGTTAATTGTGTATAACCAGGAATCTGAAGGCACCAGTGTGATCTAGGAGGAATTTGATGTGTATTTGTCACAATTTCCTGACACTTTTGTTAATTTTATCTACAAACACTAATTtgaatgtgttaatgtgtgtttttgcagccTGAGTACCTCCAGGAACAGCCTGGCTGGTGACAGCGACAGCCTCTTCGACTTCCCCTCACCTGTTAATAATCTGCTGTCAAAACTCACAAAGGTAACACCACCctagagcagagagagagagagtataactttatttatccatcagggaaattaagtTCTTCTTCGCACAGAAGGAGAaattaatagatagatagatactttattaatcccggaggaaattgtactgcaaaattaattaataataaattaataatagaaAATACAACACTATAAAAGAATTCACGCTCCtgatcatcatcagcatctttTTTCGTTTCTATGGCAGCATATGAAATCGCCTTCCGTGTCCTGCCTGGACGTTGACACGTCTCCTTCCACCACCGAATCCACCCCCGTCGCTTTGACTCCGACCACACCCACCAAATCGCACCGTCGGTCAGCCTCCTGCGGTAACAACCCCCCCGGCAGCACCCCGGGTTCCGGGCCGGACATGCGAATCATCCGGATACGGATGGACCTGCACGATGGAAACCTGTACCGAAGCATTCTGGTACGAACTCACAGCGTCTGAAGCTCATTTACAGAAGCAGCGTGATTTCAGAAAATACTCTGTCCCAGAATTATTTGGGACACGCTGTACTAACAGCCTTTCCCTGTAATCTGCAAGGATCCCATTATGACAGTCATCAGAATCACATCCTCGGGACATAATGGACCCGGGATATCATTAGCGCAAATCAAGCTGTCCAAGTGTCATTGTTATTCTCCGCTCTCCCCTCAGGTGACGAGCAATGATAAGACCCCCACTGTGATCAGCTCGGCCTTGGAAAAGCACAATCAGGACCCCAAACAGGCTTCCAGATATGAGTTGATACAACTTCTGCCTGAAGGAAAAGGTAAAAACGTGCAGCAAAAGACAATCTAGTCCCCTGCTACTTACGCCAAATGGAAATATAAAAGAACTTCTGGGCAATTTCTATTTTTACAGGGACTATTTGTTAGTGAAATGAGATCATCTTGAGAATTTTTTTAGCTGTTCTTCAGTGTCTGATGaaattttgttgaatttttgaTTCGGTTGTACAGAAAGAAATCGTTATGCTTTATAACGGATTAATGCAGTTTGATGAATATTTCTGATGTTGtacatttctgttgtttttcttctctttattgCGATCCAAATTTAAGGTTtctatattatttatataaaatgttgtagcagctgatgtttgtttctatatttttttaataattacatGTATTCTCAGCTTTTTCTTAGAATGTGTGATTGCATTAATCAGCCCTCATCAGTCTTGATGCGTTTTAATCTCATGCATTGTTGCCAGCGTCGTAGCGCTGACATCATCTGTGCAGAATCTTCAGCAAAGCTTTACTGAAATCTGACTTTCTGTTTTTACTCTACTCTGGCAGAACTGGTCATTCCTGCCACGGGAAACGTCTTCTACGCCATGACTTCTTCCAGCGTTGACTTCCTGCTGAGGAGAAAAGGCGGACATGCTCCCCTGGACTCGTCGCCGATCAGCACAGAGACAAGCGCCACCTTTCCTCGAATCAAAGCCAAGGGCAGGAGACTGGTCAGGAATCTATTTTGATGAAGGTGTTTCCTCATCCCAACCCAACAGTACCTGTGGCCTTCTCTGTGCAAGACTAACGTCTACATATGCCTTTCTTCCATGCTGCTACAAAGCATGTTCTACCAAAAGTCCTCCTTGTCTTCTTATCTCTGGATCTTTAGAAAGTTTGTTCACCAGAGTCAGTTGTCGTTTCCAAACAGTTTCTAGAGGAAGAGCAATGAAAGTCTTCATCTGTCCCCATCATGTAGCATTTAATTCAGTTTGGTTTTCATTCAAACTGCTTCATTTGGCTACGTTTGCACTGAGGTTGAGTGCAGACATTTATTTCTTGAATCTTTTCAGGCAAGAGAACAGAAAATTGTTCTCCAATCAGAAACTAAAATATCAGCTTCTAATGgatttgtgctgctgtttaaGTCACGGGAAAAACGAATTGGAGTCAAatattaaccaaaaaaaaatgctttcctCTGCAGTGGGAACGCAGTCGTAGCTCACAGGAAATCCCATTCATGCGTGCCTCAGTTGTGAGTAAGGTTTTCAAGTGTGAAAAGATTGAATTGTTCAGAACTTCTTTTATGACCTGAGATGAAAGGATGAAGGATTTAGGActgtgtttggggttttttttttgggggggggggggtgttggatAAGTAATAAAGAATTACTGGCTCTGGTAAACAGCACACATGAGGAAGATCAAACCACGCTGTGCTTCGTTGTAGCAAAACCACTGGAGACATGTACATGTtttgtacatatttatatatgagACATTCatgttttgtatatattttatattttgtatgtcTGTAAGATTTCAATGTTGTGTTTACACTGACATGAGCTGTGGGTCGGTTTGTGTGAACTGTCCAGTCACTGATTCCCCGAGGAAAAATGGATGTGCAAGGTGTCTGCAGAGAGAGAATCATTAATCCAGCGATGGATTGAAGGACGGATTCATTTCAGAGTAAATTTAATCCAACATGAATTaataatttcacattaaatTAAGTTACCATTCATATTGTGAAAGGATTAGCGCCTCAAACTGACGAGCAACTCGTTCCATCCTGTTTGGGCCTTAGAAATTAACTTCAGAACGACAGTaagaaaacaaggaaatacacAACTCTGTGTAATTataaggttttttttggggggtgggaggggggtctAAACTTTGTCAGCAGAGCATAAGCTAAATTAGCCAACAGACCCCACGCTCTGATTCCATGTCATGAACTAAAAGTTTGACCTCAGTGAAGgtttaaaacacacaacctCTTTGGAAGAAAACAAGTCAAGGTGAACTCCTGTGACCCCCGATTTACCTGCTCAGTGCTGGTGAggcctcctgattggctgaggcaTGAGCACAGCCGGACCGGGGAGAGGACTCCCCACATGATGCACGCTTGCATTAATACGCCTTGTTACTGATTATTTTAGTGCCTTTCTCCACAGAATGCTCATATTGTCCCAtgtttgcatttaaatacaTGATGAGGCACAAAGCAGCCACCTCCAGTGCTGTGTGGCTATTTATGCACTACATACAGAATGTCTTATTTTTGTGGcaataaatgtacttttataTGAATTCCATTGCACTTGACTAACTAAATATTCAAAGTTCAACATAGACGTGAGTTCAATGCAGCTCaaaatgggtaaaaaaaaaaaaaagaaagaaaaaaacaaggtgatcgttaaaaaaaatagttttatttttctttgttctgaTTCAAGACAGCCAGCAGTTTTATCTCCGAGCAAAGACAAGGTCAGAATGAATTTATGTTTGGAAAAAATGTGACGCAACGATAAAAGTAAAGAGAATATCGAGCCGGTTTAAAGGAAATGCAGTATTAAAGCATGTGTCTCACCTCAGTTTCAACGTGTGTGTAGTTCAATGTCAGCAgagaactgtgtgtgttttgtgtgtgtgtgtgtgtgtgtgtgtgtgctgaaggcTGCATAGCGCATGTACTTATTGTTCATGCATTTAAATTTCCATGAAACAATCAATCGGGTAAGCTTGACACGATCCCTGAGATCGAATCAGTTAAAGCAGCTAATGCAGATCTAAACAGGCAATCATCTCATTTCTTTCAGTAACCCAGCGATTCTTAAGAcacttaaaaaaatcttttaatttcCAGAGGCACTTTGAGGCTTGTGTGTTCTTTAGAATGGAGTGCTTCGCTTCACGCCgaacctgcagctcctccaggctTGTCGGGTTTAGTTTGAAGAGTGGACGGTAACGGCTGTCGCTGACAGCCGCTAATCGTTACGAACAactcaaatgttttattgttttgtgcCTCAAAGGCTCCAGAAACATATTGTCTCCATCAGCTTCTCACTGTGAGCGAAGGGGTCCGACATGAAGAAACTGAAGTCCTACATCGGTTTTAAGTCGTTCTGTTTTGGATGTTTCTTTTTCCCACCTTGTGCTTCAAGAAGTATCACCAAACTGTAGAGAAAGATAGAAACAGATATGCAGATAATTTCTAGTCTCAAATGCGATAAATGATTCCCTTCAATGTGATTTCACCACTCAAAATGGAATTCCCAAACCAGAATCAATACGTTCACAGATTTGACTTTAACTTCAGTTTGTCTGAAGCCCGGCTGACCCCTCTGGGTCCATCTGGATATGAGCACTGTGTCGTCCCTCCCCCACAAGCTTCGCACTCCAGCGCTGCCGTCCGGTAGGCCTTCCACACCACCGGGTCCTGCAGGCACACGGTCCCGCCGCCGCGACTCATCTCCGCCTTGTTCCGGTTTATGTCTCCCACGCACACCCACCCCCCTCCAGCCCCGGAAGCCTCGGGACTGACGGCCCATTTGGAGTGGTCCCGACTGTGGTTGAAACCAAACGTTTGTCCTGGATTGATGAAGGTGATGTCCAGGACCTTCCAGCCCAGCGAGCAGTCGGAGGGGAGGATGCCCCTGGAGCGGATCCAGAACTGCACCAGGAGGTCTGACTGGAGGGTGGGGGCCACCCAGGAGTGGTAGAGGTCTGACGGGGCAGAGAGGGAGGATGAGTGGGAATAAGTTCCAAGACTTTCCTGCCAGTAAATTGTGTGCATTCTGTTAAATACTTTGCCATTGGCTCACGTTGGCTTCTTCACATCTGAAAGGAATTTCAAGGTGAATCTCACACAAAAGAAACTGACCGCcgcaaaacatttatttatccatAAACGTCCTACCGTTTCGAAAAGAAGATCCCTTCGCGAAGCTGATGAAATCGGTTCCGTCCTTGGAGGTCAGGGTCACGCTGCGATTGGACAAAGTCTTGGCAGGTGGAAAGACGTGACCAGACCGACGTTGTTTCTCACAGAGAGCGGCCAGCGAAGGCACCAGCGGGGCCAAGGAGTCTGGGACGTTACAGTCGTACACATGAGGCTGATTGATCTGAAGCTGCTCTCCTGTGGTGCAAAACAAATCAAGATTTAACGGCGCTCCAGAATCACACTTCGTTAAGTTTAGTAAATGAATAGCAACGGAAGAATACTTAAAgtgaaagaaacacacaaaaccacagaTGGTGTCCACAAAACGAATCGTCATGACTTTTGCGATGCTATTCTAAATATTTTAACGCTAAACTACAAAGCTAAAATGCTAAATATTACTTGTGTAACGCAGAAAAGATCCACTGAGTGATGGATTACAGTTTTTGTCATTTAACTTTATAAAGTAGCGATTGGATTAATCACCTGGTTTGCTTCTTTGCTGTCAACTTAAATAGCTGTGAGTATTAAATCTGCAATTGGGGAAATTATTAAACGAGAAAGCAAATATTTGTGACAACACAGCGTCACATATTGGAGAGATATTTCTGAGCATGATGTCAGATCTCATTCACGTGTAAATTCACGCTGCAGAGGTGCTCGAATGTCAAACGTGTCGATCCTGTGATCATCGTCTGATGTTTGACAAAACGGCGCCTCCGTGTCGGGCCGTGTCGCCCTCTCAGAATCCCAGCTGGGGAGGCAAGAATGTGACAGAGTAAATGCAATGCTGCAGCGTGAGAGGGCTGATATCGCTATGGTAACATACCTCAATCTAATTATATTACCCCAGGCACTGCCATAGCAACTGCGCGAAATGCTGGATCTGCCAGGAAACCACAGAGGCAGCGTGGTGGGCGACACCAGGATGTCACCTGCTTACCTTGATAATCAGGTGTTGCTGCATCAACGGTAGCTGAAGCTACTGTTAAATATCTCAAAGGTATTCACCCCCCTCTTTATTGCTTATGCAGCTCATTTTGAATGCTGCTGTTACATTTGCAGAGTAATCATCAATGCATTTTCAGGTCTCAGTATTTTAAGTCTGTGCAGACACTGAGGTTCAGTTTAATgtcatctaatctaatctaatctaatctaatctataCAACAGTAACGCTTCCAAATATTTCATCTAAGTCGTTCAGAAATTTTGAGTAACAGAcgtcaaagcaaacaaaataaaagacaaacttaAGAGGGAAACACAACCGTCTTGGTGGAGAAAAAGATCAAATTTAGCATTTCGGAAAATGTTCTTAGGAAAACTTTAAACAGCATTTATTGGGATcactgtaaattaaatttaaactcAAACTGAAAGAGTAACACAACTGAGTGAGTGAGCTGTTCCACTAAAATAGGTGAAGGTAATTCTGTCTCTACTATCCCCGACAACATGACGGAACTCCAGTCTTACCGATGGTCTGGAATCGGTCCAGAGGGA contains:
- the dnase2 gene encoding deoxyribonuclease-2-alpha, with the translated sequence MPLLLSLLIFYLPLGGDSSPISCYNDKGDAVDWFYIYKLPKNHDKKSHPSGELYLLLDKGSAGWTNGKGLVNDTTGALGRTVGQLYSQGKETALAYILYNDQDPGPHLSDRQVDNSGNTKGHTKGVVLLDKNQGFWLVHSTPHFPPVQQAGQFSYPSSGVTNGQNFICVTFPLDRFQTIGEQLQINQPHVYDCNVPDSLAPLVPSLAALCEKQRRSGHVFPPAKTLSNRSVTLTSKDGTDFISFAKGSSFRNDLYHSWVAPTLQSDLLVQFWIRSRGILPSDCSLGWKVLDITFINPGQTFGFNHSRDHSKWAVSPEASGAGGGWVCVGDINRNKAEMSRGGGTVCLQDPVVWKAYRTAALECEACGGGTTQCSYPDGPRGVSRASDKLKLKSNL